A genomic stretch from Natronomonas gomsonensis includes:
- a CDS encoding LemA family protein, whose product MVNILTIVGAVVVILAVVVVGAYVVSLYNRLVRVDERVKNAWADIDVLLKQRQDALEKLVDTAKRAMDFEEELLSDIVEAREQAQRAETPEEEAAAGEAIRGALGRLNVRAEDHPEPQAVQNLQSLQDEIARIEEQIADRREVYNESVTAHNQLIRQVPYVVLAGPLGFTAHELYDPPASETEDVDVGTMFSDADPDTAAD is encoded by the coding sequence ATGGTAAATATCCTCACTATCGTCGGTGCGGTGGTGGTCATCCTTGCCGTCGTCGTCGTCGGGGCGTACGTCGTCTCGCTGTACAACCGACTCGTTCGGGTAGACGAACGGGTCAAGAACGCGTGGGCGGACATCGACGTGTTGCTCAAACAGCGACAGGACGCTCTCGAAAAACTCGTCGACACGGCCAAGCGGGCGATGGACTTCGAGGAGGAGTTGCTGTCGGACATCGTCGAAGCCCGCGAACAGGCCCAGCGGGCCGAGACGCCAGAGGAGGAGGCCGCGGCCGGAGAAGCCATCAGAGGGGCGCTCGGCCGGCTGAACGTCCGGGCCGAGGACCACCCCGAACCGCAGGCCGTCCAGAACCTCCAGTCGCTTCAGGACGAAATCGCCCGCATCGAAGAGCAAATCGCGGACCGACGGGAGGTGTACAACGAGTCGGTGACGGCCCACAATCAGTTGATTCGACAGGTGCCGTACGTCGTGTTGGCCGGGCCGCTCGGATTTACCGCCCACGAACTGTACGACCCACCCGCATCCGAAACCGAGGACGTAGACGTCGGAACGATGTTCAGCGACGCGGACCCCGACACCGCCGCCGACTGA
- the hisF gene encoding imidazole glycerol phosphate synthase subunit HisF, which produces MTLTKRIIPCIDVDLDDDGNAAVYTGVNFEDLEYTGDPVELAKKYNEAGADEFVFLDITASAEGRETMLETVSAVADECFIPLTVGGGIRTKDDIKETLRAGADKVSINTGALERPELVGEGAEAFGSQCIVISVDARRRYDEAGEYYAEVDGESCWFECTVKGGREGTDIDVVEWAREAADRGAGELFVNSIDADGTKDGYDIPLTKAVCDNVSTPVIASSGCGSPAHMEEVFTEANADAALAASIFHFEEYSVDEVKRYLDEQGIPMRI; this is translated from the coding sequence ATGACGCTCACGAAGCGGATTATCCCCTGTATCGACGTGGATTTGGACGACGACGGCAACGCAGCCGTCTACACCGGCGTCAACTTCGAGGACCTCGAGTACACCGGTGACCCCGTCGAACTCGCAAAGAAGTACAACGAGGCCGGCGCCGACGAGTTCGTCTTCCTCGACATCACGGCGTCGGCTGAGGGTCGAGAGACGATGCTCGAAACCGTCTCGGCGGTCGCCGATGAGTGTTTCATCCCGCTGACCGTCGGCGGCGGCATCCGGACGAAAGACGACATCAAGGAGACGCTGCGGGCCGGCGCCGACAAGGTATCCATCAACACCGGCGCCTTAGAGCGTCCCGAGTTGGTCGGCGAGGGCGCCGAAGCCTTCGGCAGTCAGTGTATCGTCATCTCGGTCGACGCCCGGCGGCGCTACGACGAGGCCGGCGAGTACTACGCTGAGGTCGACGGCGAGTCCTGCTGGTTCGAATGTACCGTCAAGGGGGGCCGCGAGGGGACCGACATCGACGTGGTGGAGTGGGCGCGGGAGGCGGCCGACCGCGGTGCCGGCGAGTTGTTCGTCAACTCCATCGACGCCGACGGCACGAAGGACGGCTACGACATCCCGCTGACGAAGGCGGTCTGTGACAACGTCTCGACGCCGGTCATCGCCTCCTCGGGGTGTGGTTCGCCCGCCCACATGGAGGAAGTGTTCACCGAAGCCAACGCCGACGCGGCGCTTGCGGCCTCTATCTTCCACTTCGAGGAGTACTCCGTCGACGAGGTCAAGCGATACCTCGACGAGCAGGGCATCCCGATGCGAATCTGA